From Lagopus muta isolate bLagMut1 chromosome 15, bLagMut1 primary, whole genome shotgun sequence, the proteins below share one genomic window:
- the LOC125700711 gene encoding nodal modulator 1 isoform X1: MRAWAAALCCALCCALARGSEDIVVGCGGFVKSDVEINYSLIEIKLYTKHGTLKYQTDCAPNNGYFMIPLYDKGDFILKIEPPLGWSFEPTSVDIHVDGINDICTKGGDINFVFTGFSVNGKVLSKGQSLGPAGVQVVLRNAGSDVNLQATITQPGGKFAFFKVLPGEYEIFASHPTWMLKESNTVVRVTSSNAYAASPLIVAGYNVSGSVRSDGEPMKGVMFLLFSSSVTKEDVVGCNISPVDGFQSRDESLSYLCNVVSKEDGSFSFLSLPSGKYTVIPFYRGERITFDVAPSRLDFFVEHDSLQIEPVFHVMGFSVTGRVLNGPEGEGVADATVTLNNQIKVKTKADGSFRLENITTGTYTIHARKEHLFFDTITVKIAPNTPQLADIIATGFSVCGQISVTRLPDAVKQISRYKVTMVPQDKDRASTVTTETDPHGAFCFKAKSGAYSVKVIIPEAETRAGLALKPKVFPVTVTDRPVMDVSFSQFLASVSGKISCLDACGDLVVVLQSLSRQGEKRNLQLSASTDSVAFTFENVLPGKYKVSIIHEDWCWKNKSLEVEIMEEDVSGVEFRQTGYMLRCSLSHAITLEFYQDGNGPENVGVYNLSKGVNRFCLSKPGVYEVTPRSCHQFEHEYYTYDTSSPSILTLTAVRHHVLGTIVTDKLMDVTITIKSSIDSEPALVLGPLKSVQELRREQQLAEIETRRQEREKKGQEEEGTKPPVQEMVEELQGPFLYEFSYWARSGEKITVTPSSKELLFYPPYVETVVSGESCPGKLIEIHGKAGLFMEGRIHPELEGVEIVIGEKGAPSPLITVFTDDKGAYSVGPLHSDLEYTVTAQKEGFVLTAVEGTVGDFKAFALAGVTFEIKSEDDQALAGVLLSLSGGVFRSNLLTQDNGMLTFSNLSPGQYYFKPMMKEFRFEPSSQMTEVQEGQNLKIRITGYRTAYSCYGTVSSLNGEPEQGVSVEAVGQEGCSIYGEDTVTDEEGKFRLRGLLPGCVYHVQLKAEGNDHIERALPQHRAIEVGNSDIDDVNIIAFRQINQFDLSGNVITSSEYLSTLCVKLYKSENLDNPIHTVNLGQSLFFHFPPLLRDGENYVVLLDSTLSKSQYDYILPQVSFTSIGYHKHITLVFSPTRKLPEQDIAQGSYIALPLTLLLLLAGYNHDKLIPLLLQLTTRLQGVRALGQAGSDTGGPEDAKRQTKKQKTRRT; encoded by the exons ATGCGGGCCTGGGCGGCCGCGCTGTGCTGCGCCCTGTGCTGCGCCCTGGCGCGGGGCTCCGAGGACATCGTGGTGGGCTGCGGCGGCTTCGTCAAGTCCGACGTGGAGATCAACTACTCCCTCATCGAG aTTAAGTTGTACACAAAGCATGGTACTCTCAAATACCAGACAGATTGTGCTCCAAACAATGGGTATTTTATGATTCCCCTCTATGATAAG ggGGATTTCATTCTTAAAATTGAGCCTCCTCTGGGATGGAGTTTTG AACCGACCAGTGTAGACATCCATGTAGATGGCATTAATGACATTTGCACGAAGGGAGGCGATATTAACTTTGTATTCACAGGGTTTTCTGTGAACGGAAAG GTTCTCAGCAAAGGTCAGTCATTAGGTCCTGCTGGAGTCCAGGTTGTACTGAGAAACGCTGGCAGTGATGTAAACTTACAAGCAACTATTACCCAACCTGGAGGAAA GTTTGCTTTCTTCAAAGTGCTTCCTGGCGAATATGAAATCTTTGCATCTCATCCCACCTGGATGTTGAAAGAG TCAAACACAGTGGTACGGGTGACCAGTTCTAATGCTTATGCTGCTAGCCCTCTGATTGTTGCTGGCTACAACGTGTCTGGGTCAGTAAGGAGTGATGGAGAACCAATGAAAGGGGTCAtgttcctgcttttctcctcctcagtGACCAAAGAG GATGTTGTGGGCTGCAATATTTCTCCTGTGGATGGATTCCAATCACGAGATGAGTCTCTCTCCTATTTGTGTAACGTTGTATCAAAAGAAGATGGatctttcagctttctttcccttccaaGTGGAAAATACACTGTG ATACCATTCtacagaggagaaagaattaCCTTTGATGTTGCGCCATCTAGATTGGACTTCTTTGTAGAACATGACAGCTTACAAATTGAG CCTGTTTTCCATGTGATGGGTTTCTCTGTCACAGGCAGAGTGTTGAATGGTCCTGAAGGAGAAGGAGTTGCTGATGCCACTGTGACACTAAACAATCAGATTAAAG taaaaacaaaagctgatggATCTTTCCGTCTTGAGAACATAACAACAGGAACATACACAATTCATGCCAGAAAGGAGCACCTCTTCTTTGATACAATCACAGTGAAGATTGCACCAAATACGCCTCAGCTAGCAGACATCATTGCAACAGG gttcAGTGTGTGTGGCCAGATCTCAGTAACTCGTTTACCTGATGCAGTCAAGCAGATCAGTAGATATAAGGTAACCATGGTGCCTCAAGACAAGGACAGAGCATCAACAGTTACAACAGAAACAGACCCTCATggagcattttgttttaaagcaaagtCTGGTGCATACAGTGTTAAG GTAATTATTCCGGAGGCTGAGACCAGAGCAGGATTGGCTTTGAAACCCAAAGTGTTCCCTGTTACTGTTACAGACAGACCGGTCATGGATGTGAGCTTCTCTCAGTTTTTGGCATCAGTTTCGGGGAAGATCTCTTGTTTAG ATGCTTGTGGTGATTTGGTGGTGGTGTTACAGTCTCTGAGCCGCCAGGGTGAGAAACGTAACCTCCAGCTCTCTGCAAGTACTGACTCAGTAGCCTTCACGTTTGAAAATGTGCTACCTGGCAAGTACAAAG TAAGCATTATACATGAAGACTGGTGCTGGAAGAATAAATCACTGGAGGTGGAAATCATGGAAGAAGATGTTTCAGGAGTAGAATTCAGGCAGACTGGATATATGCTGAGGTGTTCCCTTTCTCATGCAATTACACTG GAATTTTACCAGGATGGAAATGGACCAGAGAACGTTGGTGTTTATAACTTGTCTAAAGGAGTTAATAGATTCTGTCTTTCAAAGCCAG GTGTGTACGAAGTAACCCCACGTTCCTGCCACCAGTTTGAACACGAGTATTACACTTATGACAC GTCCTCCCCTAGTATACTGACGCTCACTGCTGTTCGACACCATGTCCTTGGCACGATTGTAACAGATAAACTGATGGATGTGACTATTACCATTAA GTCATCTATTGACAGTGAACCTGCCTTAGTTTTAGGGCCATTGAAATCTGTGCAGGAGTTGcgcagggagcagcagctggcagaaatTGAGACCCGCCgacaggagagagaaaagaagggcCAAGAAGAGGAGGGAACAAAGCCACCAGTGCAGGAGATGGTGGAGGAACTTCAAGGACCATTTTTATATGAATTTTCATACTGGGCAAG GTCTGGAGAGAAAATCACCGTGACACCGTCTTCAAAAGAGCTTCTTTTCTACCCACCTTATGTGGAAACAGTTGTTAGTGGAG AGAGCTGTCCTGGAAAGCTGATAGAGATTCATGGGAAAGCAGGCTTATTTATGGAAGGGCGGATTCATCCTGAATTGGAAGGTGTTGAGATTGTCATTGGTGAAAAGGGAGCGCCTTCTCCTCTCATCACGGTTTTCACTGATGACAAAGGTGCTTACAG TGTTGGGCCTCTCCACAGTGACTTGGAATATACAGTTACTGCCCAGAAAGAAGGATTTGTTTTGACTGCAGTAGAAGGAACAGTTGGTGACTTCAAAGCTTTTGCTCTTGCTGGTGTGACATTTGAG ATTAAATCTGAGGATGACCAGGCTCTTGCTGGAGTACTCCTGTCTCTCAGTGGAGGGGTGTTCCGATCCAACCTCCTTACGCAGGATAATGGCATGCTGACCTTTTCCAATCTG AGTCCAGGGCAGTATTATTTTAAACCCATGATGAAGGAATTTCGCTTTGAACCATCATCGCAAATGACTGAAGTGCAGGAAGGACAAAATCTTAAAATTCGGATAACTGGTTACAGAACAGCTTACAG CTGTTACGGCACGGTTTCTTCATTAAATGGAGAGCCTGAGCAAGGAGTCTCGGTAgaagctgtggggcaggaagggTGTAGCATCTATGGAGAAGATACAGTAACTGATGAAGAGGGCAAGTTCCGACTGCGTGGCCTCCTG CCAGGCTGTGTGTATCACGTACAACTCAAAGCTGAAGGCAATGATCATATTGAAAGAGCTTTACCACAGCACCGGGCAATtgag GTTGGGAACAGCGACATCGATGATGTTAATATTATTGCGTTCCGGCAAATCAATCAGTTTGATTTAAGTGGAAATGTGATTACGTCTTCTGAGTATTTGTCCACGTTATGT GTGAAGCTTTATAAAAGTGAAAATCTTGACAACCCAATTCATACAGTCAACTTAGGCCAAtcccttttcttccacttccctCCACTGCTCCGAGATGGAGAG AATTACGTGGTGCTCCTGGATTCTACGTTGTCTAAGTCACAGTATGACTACATCCTGCCTCAAGTTTCCTTCACTTCCATTGGATATCATAAGCATATTACATTGGTCTTCAGTCCCACT agaaaactaCCTGAGCAAGATATTGCCCAAGGATCTTACATTGCATTGCCACTGACGCTGCTTCTGTTGTTGGCTGGCTACAACCATGATAAG CTTATTCCTTTATTGCTGCAGCTGACGACTCGACTGCAAGGGGTCCGCGCTCTTGGACAGGCAGGTTCTGACACAGGTGGCCCAGAGGATGCAaagagacagacaaaaaaacagaagacaagaCGGACGTGA
- the LOC125700711 gene encoding nodal modulator 1 isoform X2: protein MLPVHRGATGCLSTGGKVASSTDRQPRTARSEIKLYTKHGTLKYQTDCAPNNGYFMIPLYDKGDFILKIEPPLGWSFEPTSVDIHVDGINDICTKGGDINFVFTGFSVNGKVLSKGQSLGPAGVQVVLRNAGSDVNLQATITQPGGKFAFFKVLPGEYEIFASHPTWMLKESNTVVRVTSSNAYAASPLIVAGYNVSGSVRSDGEPMKGVMFLLFSSSVTKEDVVGCNISPVDGFQSRDESLSYLCNVVSKEDGSFSFLSLPSGKYTVIPFYRGERITFDVAPSRLDFFVEHDSLQIEPVFHVMGFSVTGRVLNGPEGEGVADATVTLNNQIKVKTKADGSFRLENITTGTYTIHARKEHLFFDTITVKIAPNTPQLADIIATGFSVCGQISVTRLPDAVKQISRYKVTMVPQDKDRASTVTTETDPHGAFCFKAKSGAYSVKVIIPEAETRAGLALKPKVFPVTVTDRPVMDVSFSQFLASVSGKISCLDACGDLVVVLQSLSRQGEKRNLQLSASTDSVAFTFENVLPGKYKVSIIHEDWCWKNKSLEVEIMEEDVSGVEFRQTGYMLRCSLSHAITLEFYQDGNGPENVGVYNLSKGVNRFCLSKPGVYEVTPRSCHQFEHEYYTYDTSSPSILTLTAVRHHVLGTIVTDKLMDVTITIKSSIDSEPALVLGPLKSVQELRREQQLAEIETRRQEREKKGQEEEGTKPPVQEMVEELQGPFLYEFSYWARSGEKITVTPSSKELLFYPPYVETVVSGESCPGKLIEIHGKAGLFMEGRIHPELEGVEIVIGEKGAPSPLITVFTDDKGAYSVGPLHSDLEYTVTAQKEGFVLTAVEGTVGDFKAFALAGVTFEIKSEDDQALAGVLLSLSGGVFRSNLLTQDNGMLTFSNLSPGQYYFKPMMKEFRFEPSSQMTEVQEGQNLKIRITGYRTAYSCYGTVSSLNGEPEQGVSVEAVGQEGCSIYGEDTVTDEEGKFRLRGLLPGCVYHVQLKAEGNDHIERALPQHRAIEVGNSDIDDVNIIAFRQINQFDLSGNVITSSEYLSTLCVKLYKSENLDNPIHTVNLGQSLFFHFPPLLRDGENYVVLLDSTLSKSQYDYILPQVSFTSIGYHKHITLVFSPTRKLPEQDIAQGSYIALPLTLLLLLAGYNHDKLIPLLLQLTTRLQGVRALGQAGSDTGGPEDAKRQTKKQKTRRT, encoded by the exons ATGCTGCCCGTTCACCGCGGCGCCACGGGGTGCCTCAGCACGGGCGGGAAAGTCGCGTCCTCGACGGACAGACAGCCCCGCACCGCCAGGAGCGAG aTTAAGTTGTACACAAAGCATGGTACTCTCAAATACCAGACAGATTGTGCTCCAAACAATGGGTATTTTATGATTCCCCTCTATGATAAG ggGGATTTCATTCTTAAAATTGAGCCTCCTCTGGGATGGAGTTTTG AACCGACCAGTGTAGACATCCATGTAGATGGCATTAATGACATTTGCACGAAGGGAGGCGATATTAACTTTGTATTCACAGGGTTTTCTGTGAACGGAAAG GTTCTCAGCAAAGGTCAGTCATTAGGTCCTGCTGGAGTCCAGGTTGTACTGAGAAACGCTGGCAGTGATGTAAACTTACAAGCAACTATTACCCAACCTGGAGGAAA GTTTGCTTTCTTCAAAGTGCTTCCTGGCGAATATGAAATCTTTGCATCTCATCCCACCTGGATGTTGAAAGAG TCAAACACAGTGGTACGGGTGACCAGTTCTAATGCTTATGCTGCTAGCCCTCTGATTGTTGCTGGCTACAACGTGTCTGGGTCAGTAAGGAGTGATGGAGAACCAATGAAAGGGGTCAtgttcctgcttttctcctcctcagtGACCAAAGAG GATGTTGTGGGCTGCAATATTTCTCCTGTGGATGGATTCCAATCACGAGATGAGTCTCTCTCCTATTTGTGTAACGTTGTATCAAAAGAAGATGGatctttcagctttctttcccttccaaGTGGAAAATACACTGTG ATACCATTCtacagaggagaaagaattaCCTTTGATGTTGCGCCATCTAGATTGGACTTCTTTGTAGAACATGACAGCTTACAAATTGAG CCTGTTTTCCATGTGATGGGTTTCTCTGTCACAGGCAGAGTGTTGAATGGTCCTGAAGGAGAAGGAGTTGCTGATGCCACTGTGACACTAAACAATCAGATTAAAG taaaaacaaaagctgatggATCTTTCCGTCTTGAGAACATAACAACAGGAACATACACAATTCATGCCAGAAAGGAGCACCTCTTCTTTGATACAATCACAGTGAAGATTGCACCAAATACGCCTCAGCTAGCAGACATCATTGCAACAGG gttcAGTGTGTGTGGCCAGATCTCAGTAACTCGTTTACCTGATGCAGTCAAGCAGATCAGTAGATATAAGGTAACCATGGTGCCTCAAGACAAGGACAGAGCATCAACAGTTACAACAGAAACAGACCCTCATggagcattttgttttaaagcaaagtCTGGTGCATACAGTGTTAAG GTAATTATTCCGGAGGCTGAGACCAGAGCAGGATTGGCTTTGAAACCCAAAGTGTTCCCTGTTACTGTTACAGACAGACCGGTCATGGATGTGAGCTTCTCTCAGTTTTTGGCATCAGTTTCGGGGAAGATCTCTTGTTTAG ATGCTTGTGGTGATTTGGTGGTGGTGTTACAGTCTCTGAGCCGCCAGGGTGAGAAACGTAACCTCCAGCTCTCTGCAAGTACTGACTCAGTAGCCTTCACGTTTGAAAATGTGCTACCTGGCAAGTACAAAG TAAGCATTATACATGAAGACTGGTGCTGGAAGAATAAATCACTGGAGGTGGAAATCATGGAAGAAGATGTTTCAGGAGTAGAATTCAGGCAGACTGGATATATGCTGAGGTGTTCCCTTTCTCATGCAATTACACTG GAATTTTACCAGGATGGAAATGGACCAGAGAACGTTGGTGTTTATAACTTGTCTAAAGGAGTTAATAGATTCTGTCTTTCAAAGCCAG GTGTGTACGAAGTAACCCCACGTTCCTGCCACCAGTTTGAACACGAGTATTACACTTATGACAC GTCCTCCCCTAGTATACTGACGCTCACTGCTGTTCGACACCATGTCCTTGGCACGATTGTAACAGATAAACTGATGGATGTGACTATTACCATTAA GTCATCTATTGACAGTGAACCTGCCTTAGTTTTAGGGCCATTGAAATCTGTGCAGGAGTTGcgcagggagcagcagctggcagaaatTGAGACCCGCCgacaggagagagaaaagaagggcCAAGAAGAGGAGGGAACAAAGCCACCAGTGCAGGAGATGGTGGAGGAACTTCAAGGACCATTTTTATATGAATTTTCATACTGGGCAAG GTCTGGAGAGAAAATCACCGTGACACCGTCTTCAAAAGAGCTTCTTTTCTACCCACCTTATGTGGAAACAGTTGTTAGTGGAG AGAGCTGTCCTGGAAAGCTGATAGAGATTCATGGGAAAGCAGGCTTATTTATGGAAGGGCGGATTCATCCTGAATTGGAAGGTGTTGAGATTGTCATTGGTGAAAAGGGAGCGCCTTCTCCTCTCATCACGGTTTTCACTGATGACAAAGGTGCTTACAG TGTTGGGCCTCTCCACAGTGACTTGGAATATACAGTTACTGCCCAGAAAGAAGGATTTGTTTTGACTGCAGTAGAAGGAACAGTTGGTGACTTCAAAGCTTTTGCTCTTGCTGGTGTGACATTTGAG ATTAAATCTGAGGATGACCAGGCTCTTGCTGGAGTACTCCTGTCTCTCAGTGGAGGGGTGTTCCGATCCAACCTCCTTACGCAGGATAATGGCATGCTGACCTTTTCCAATCTG AGTCCAGGGCAGTATTATTTTAAACCCATGATGAAGGAATTTCGCTTTGAACCATCATCGCAAATGACTGAAGTGCAGGAAGGACAAAATCTTAAAATTCGGATAACTGGTTACAGAACAGCTTACAG CTGTTACGGCACGGTTTCTTCATTAAATGGAGAGCCTGAGCAAGGAGTCTCGGTAgaagctgtggggcaggaagggTGTAGCATCTATGGAGAAGATACAGTAACTGATGAAGAGGGCAAGTTCCGACTGCGTGGCCTCCTG CCAGGCTGTGTGTATCACGTACAACTCAAAGCTGAAGGCAATGATCATATTGAAAGAGCTTTACCACAGCACCGGGCAATtgag GTTGGGAACAGCGACATCGATGATGTTAATATTATTGCGTTCCGGCAAATCAATCAGTTTGATTTAAGTGGAAATGTGATTACGTCTTCTGAGTATTTGTCCACGTTATGT GTGAAGCTTTATAAAAGTGAAAATCTTGACAACCCAATTCATACAGTCAACTTAGGCCAAtcccttttcttccacttccctCCACTGCTCCGAGATGGAGAG AATTACGTGGTGCTCCTGGATTCTACGTTGTCTAAGTCACAGTATGACTACATCCTGCCTCAAGTTTCCTTCACTTCCATTGGATATCATAAGCATATTACATTGGTCTTCAGTCCCACT agaaaactaCCTGAGCAAGATATTGCCCAAGGATCTTACATTGCATTGCCACTGACGCTGCTTCTGTTGTTGGCTGGCTACAACCATGATAAG CTTATTCCTTTATTGCTGCAGCTGACGACTCGACTGCAAGGGGTCCGCGCTCTTGGACAGGCAGGTTCTGACACAGGTGGCCCAGAGGATGCAaagagacagacaaaaaaacagaagacaagaCGGACGTGA